Proteins encoded in a region of the Arvicanthis niloticus isolate mArvNil1 chromosome 16, mArvNil1.pat.X, whole genome shotgun sequence genome:
- the Dkk4 gene encoding dickkopf-related protein 4, translating to MVLVALLGLSWFCSPLGALVLDFNNIKSSADVQGSGKGSQCASDRDCNVGKFCFALHDERSVCATCRRVRRRCQRSAMCCPGSVCANDVCTAVEDTRPVVDRNTDGQGGTYSEGTTKWPAEENRPQGKPSTKKSQSNQGQEGESCLRTSDCGPGLCCARHFWTKICKPVLREGQVCSRRGHKDTAQAPEIFQRCDCGPGLSCRSQVTSNRQHSRLRVCRRT from the exons ATGGTACTGGTGGCCTTGCTTGGACTCAGCTGGTTCTGTtcacccctgggagctctggttctGGATTTTAACAACATCAAGAGCTCCGCGGATGTGCAAGGCTCTGGGAAG GGCTCACAGTGTGCATCAGACAGGGACTGCAACGTAGGAAAATTCTGCTTCGCGCTTCACGATGAACGGTCGGTCTGTGCCACGTGCCGCAGAGTTCGCAGGAGGTGCCAGAGGAGCGCCATGTGCTGTCCAGGATCAGTCTGTGCGAATG ATGTTTGCACTGCAGTGGAAGACACAAGACCAGTGGTGGACAGAAACACTGATGGCCAAGGTGGCACCTACTCAGAAGGAACCACCAAATGGCCAGCGGAGGAAAACAGACCTCAGGGGAAGCCCAGTACgaagaaatcacaaagtaatCAGG GACAGGAGGGAGAAAGCTGTCTCAGAACCTCCGACTGTGGCCCTGGACTTTGCTGTGCTCGTCATTTTTGGACAAAAATTTGCAAGCCAGTTCTACGAGAGGGACAAGTCTGCTCCAGGAGGGGGCACAAAGACACTGCCCAAGCCCCAGAAATCTTCCAGCGCTGCGACTGTGGGCCTGGATTATCGTGTCGAAGTCAGGTGACCAGTAACCGGCAACATTCAAGGCTAAGAGTATGCCGAAGAACATAA